Within the Gigantopelta aegis isolate Gae_Host chromosome 8, Gae_host_genome, whole genome shotgun sequence genome, the region tgccttAGGTGAAATAGCCCACCAaaggcaattttgagcctgtctATGGTAATTGCTTTAAAAAGTGCCTTTTGCAGCAACCAACGATGactgaaatgttatttttctgtatgtagacatatttcataAGTACaaacgcctttttttcatactacatgttatttatttctgaaatgaaataatatctgttttgttatttccaaaacacttttactttttttcttacttcaaaccaaactgaaattatttataaaaaaacaaattgtgtatattttgcaaagtgccatcggtgatgctccTGACCTACTATGACCCTCAACTACGGCAATTGCCATCGGTATCAacgttaagtttgagccctgatgTAAAGAAgcagtaaagaaaacaaaataatgcaaaaatatttcaataaaattaaataatgaaccTCAGTGTTACCCATCAAGTTTCAAACTAACTAAACACATCATTAATTTATTTGCAGCAACAAGTCTATGATGGCCTTGTTACAATAAAGGGACCAATTCAGTATGTTATGCTATCCTACAATGAAATATTGTGGCCAAACACATCACTGTTTGGTTTGATGCATATGGATCATACCTAATTGTGTGAAGTAATTCAAGTCTCTCATTtcaatcaaaattgcacacTGAGTCAGTTAGTGGGTCAAATTAGGGTACTGTTTGTCGTTACAGacatccatttttaatttcactGAAATCATCCATTTATTGTAAAAATGTATCgaatatgttttgttaaaatgacAGTGGTTTGCAGACGATTCAAAAATTGGTCATCAGGTTCAAAAGTTATTGCAATTTATGTAAGTGTACTATAGTTCGTTAtgctttttttcaaaaacagcCTACACCTCATGCTATATGGACATTAAGTCTTTAAAAATTAAGTGAAATTAAATCATGTTGCACTGAATTTTCTAACAAATAATTAGTATgttttaggaataaaaaatgcaatattttttaatgttacaaaaatttaacaaaattaaggcaacttatagttttttttacaaaagctCTGTAGTGTCTGTAACCACCCTTTGTTGACagatggggtgggacgtagcccagtggtaaagcgcacgcctgatgtgcggtcggtctaggatcaatccacaTTGGTGGGCCCCTTGGACTATTCCTCGTTCctgccagtacaccatgactgatatatcaaaggctgtgggttatatcaaaggctgtggtatgtgctatcctgtctgtgggatggtacatataaaagatcccttgctactaatgaaaaaatgtagcaggtttcctctctgtgactgtgtcaaaaattaccatgtttgacatccaatagctgatgattaataaatcaatgtgctctagtggtgtcgttaaacaaaacaaactctttttttagtTGACAGATGAAAAAGAGTCATAACTTTTTTGTCAGTAGTATTTGCTGAACAAAGTTTCAAAGTCTGCACatacaaactttaaacattctACATCAGAAAAATATAAGTTTTGAGTACCACAATTAAACTTTATTTGTGGACCCATGTTGAAGTGAAGGTACTTTAATCATgaataacaaacattaattgTCATGCAAAGAAAATATTTGGGGGATCTTCTGGTTACGAATAAGATTCATACTTCCTTGAACATGAAACATGATCACACTCAATCCTTAATATATTAATGGACcataacaaaagtaaaaatacTGAACCAAGCATAATTGCAcaaaatgttgtctgttctgagcacatCAAGGTCTTTTTAGTGtagtaccggccttggtggcgtcgtggttaggccatcggtctacaggctggtaggtactgggttcagatcccagtcgaggcatgggatttttaatccagataccgactccgaaccctgagcgagtgctctgcaaggctcaatgggtaggtgtaaaaccacttgcaccgaccagtgatcaacacaggccatggtttgtgctatcctgtctgtgggaagcgcaaataaaagatcccttgctgcttgttgtaaaagagtagcctatgtggcaacagcgggtttcctctaaaaacagtgtcagaattaccatatgtttgacgtccaatagccgatgataagataaaacaatcaatgtagtggcattgttaaataaaacaaactttactttactttttcttagtgtagtaatgttaataatcgCTGGTCAAGAGTTGTACAATTGTATATTCTGAAATGTTTTACAAGATATTTTAATCTACCGGGtaattacagcttaacattccattgatttgGAGGTGTAATGTTTTGAGGTTAGTATGTTTGGACATAATGTGGGCTTGCTCtgctttggtgcaatctaaagtcCTGTATGGATTTAGAGACAAGCAGTGTTTGTTATTGTCAAGACGACTGTATGTAACTACTAAACTTACTATCATTTCTGCACATCCAGACCCATACATCTTTCTCCTCTTCACTGTGAGCAAACTGACAAGGACCTCCAAGATAATGATTACATTCTCTATTTGCTAGAAAATCACTGCACATGAGAAAGTTCAGACGAGCAGGAATTCTCCTTGGAAGAGGTCGAATCTCTTTTTTATCTGGCATAAGCATGAAAATCTTTACATGGTGCCAGTCGTTGTGACCTTTAATACATTTGTCCTGGCTTCCATCCTGCTTGCTGCGAGTTCCGTTTTTCCAGCACGTGCCACAGAGAACTTGGACATTGTAAGGACAGAGGTCTCTTGCTGGTGGTTCAGTCTCTGAAAACTCTGGCTGAGAAGCACCTGGTGCATAAGGTTGTGCTGGTCTGCTGTTGTCCTGTGGTCGAAAACCTTGAGACTGAGATGGAGCTGCACCAAACATTATGGCATTACACTTATCCACCACCTGCTCCTGACTGAAGTCCCCATCTCTTTCACACATCCACACATCACGCTCCACCATGCTGTGAGCAAACGGACAGCTCCCTGTCAAAGAATTTTTGCAGAATGATTTCCAATAACAAAATTTGAAGTATGCTGATTTATGCACAAACACTCGCTTGTTTATGATGGTGATGCCGCCCTGTGATCCAATATGAGCAAGAACCTTGCTGTTCTTCCATGAATGTTCTCGGTTAGCACTGCAATAACCTTTCCTTTCAAGCTCTTCTATTCTTGGTGGTCGGGCACAGAAGCACTGCCgacaaataaactttaaatttccCCCATGTTTTTTCAACAATTCTTCCACTGTGTAACCTTTAGCTCCACCAGTGGCAGACCTGTTCTGAAGAATGAACTCGGAAATGTTaaaacttccttctttttcctggGTCCACAAGATCTGCTCAACGCGGTTGTGTGCAAAACTGCACCTCTCTTTCCCAAATCTGCACATATCGGGCCTCCCATATTTAATACTATTACAAATAATGTACCTTCCTGGAAAATCACGATGATTGGTGCGTTCCCTCACTCTCATCAAAACAGAAGGTTCACCTCTCTTGTACAGAGCTAGAACATTCTGCTCACAGTTATGGACATGTGGCTTGTGCACAGAAAGTCCAGGCTGAGTACCATTAACAAGACACTCTTTGCACATTATCCTGAAGTCATATTCCGACTTGAGGGGATTTTCACGTTTTCGCATTTCATCAGCATCTGCAGCCTGTTGAGAACCTTGATCTCCAGGAGAAATCCGTGGCTGGAATTGCTGCTGCGTTGGCTGTGATGCTGTTAAATGGAATATTTGTAGTTAGTATGTTCATTAAGTGTGTGAAGTGAAGGATAGCTTATCTTTTATTAGACTGAGGCGATTTGACTTAGTCTGTGGAATGTATTAGTAAAGTagtgaatagaatagaatagatgttttacaacaccccagcatagTTAAGCAGTGAGACTGgatcaaaaatgttatttaattacataattGGTCTTTGCTTAGATCATAAATAGATAATTAAATACTTAATGTGTACAGAAGTAAATCTTCAACAAATTGTTAAAGTTCTGTCATACTTGATCATTGCTATCAATGTTGAAATTGAATACTAGTTGGTTATCTTTTGCCTTCGTTTAATTCCATGAGACAAAACATTTAATCAGAAatgtgatatatttattacatatcaacGACATGTTATCCTATAACATACCCATTCTTTTATGCCACAtttctgttatatttattacatattaatgacatattatcatataacatGCATACACAATCTTTTATTCCACATAATTTCTCTTATAAAACTCTGGATGTTGAATTCTCCATTTCGGTCCATTTCCCAGAGTCTCTTTTCAGCGACATGATGAGGAAATGTACATTTTTCTTCCCCAAAGCTGCAAGGCTCTCCAgcctaaaaaaagaaaaaccccaagaattccatggaattcaatgtcttgcctaccataaacttatttaTTGTTGCTGATAATTGCAtacatcaggggtgggaattcgtgaactgtaaaaaagaggaaatctagaggggtcctggAAATCCTAAGTTAAAATCtttgccatctgacacattttggaggaaaggatgattaaaatgcgaggaaacgcaatgttccatgagaggaaaactgctgatccgaggagaattcccacccctgatccATAGTTGTTCATTTTAATGTAGGTTTCTCATCATTATAGCTAAGCACACAAACATTATCATAATATAGCCCGTGATGTCATTCTACTAAAACAACTAACAAGTTTGCCACCTGGAGTTTGAAATACTGTCACTCTTTACTTCAAGGATGCCAGAAAGAAAAGCAActctcattttctttctttctttaacataTTTCCGtgcttaaggttcaagcatgttgtcctgggcacacacctcagttatctgggctgtctgtccaggacagtgggttacttgttagtgagagagaagaaggtgtagtgaccttacacctacccattcaggccctaatctagaatagaaaaagtagaagtgatttgataaaaataggctaagtgaacatttatcggtACACTTCTTACATTTCACCAGTTTCTGCCTTCAATCAGAAAAATTCTGAATTTTACACTCGGTTCTAATCGTAATATTtcgatataaaatactacttccggtaataaagtttaaacaaaacagttatatgtttcattaaaatgtgatattattaagtagttgataattaTGTCGTTATGTATACTcaagtattaattagtattttctggcattactgaaatgaatgtggctgAGGATTAACAACACTTGACGCTATGACAACAGTTCCATGTGACGTAATAATACTTGACCTAGAACGTGTATACACGTCTGCAGCAGTCTACGGGTTAACGTTCAGTAATTATGACAGTTTTATGGCCAACACTGAATACACAAAATAACACTTCCTAAGAAATATGggcacatatatatgtgtgcctTATGCACCTACCGTAAAATGAAAGCATATCTTGTATCCATTAAAAATCTTCCCAATGTGTTTTGCCCTGGGTCGCACCTTGATCCACTTGATATCAGGtctctgttttaatttaatgagCATGATGTCATAGTTACAGTTGTGATGCAGGCCTTCCTTGTAGTTATACCCCTTGATGCCCTCTCCAGTCTTAACAAAACATTGCTGACAAGCCAATCGGAAGTGGAACTCATCCTTCAGTGGCCAGTCGACCTCAATGAATTGCTGAGCCGAAGCAGTCTCGACAAGCTTACCTtgaaaacaaactgtattaGGTAACCACTGATGGAATTAGAATTACTTATTTGCCACTGCTGAAATCAGCCAGAtggaaaagaaacaaatatttttaatgacgatcctagattattattattatttatttatttatttattgtttatttcaacttattttagtgcttatatccaattaaggttcaagcatgctgtcctgggcacac harbors:
- the LOC121379632 gene encoding zinc finger CCCH domain-containing protein 7B-like; protein product: MPKKKKASLQQGQTNGQVRGHRQSTRKTTLDSYSSDLGEDEKFALPLQKVRMKGDPKMVTKSNDRDAAADNDKDNLHLRESTRQTTEQTSSSSDSDSSGLEDNEKFALMLQKVRMKGHPQMVTKSNDRDAAADKDKDNLHLNTEIQNVCPLVLEESERKSVKETNGFEQASAGKLVETASAQQFIEVDWPLKDEFHFRLACQQCFVKTGEGIKGYNYKEGLHHNCNYDIMLIKLKQRPDIKWIKVRPRAKHIGKIFNGYKICFHFTAGEPCSFGEEKCTFPHHVAEKRLWEMDRNGEFNIQSFIREIMWNKRLSSQPTQQQFQPRISPGDQGSQQAADADEMRKRENPLKSEYDFRIMCKECLVNGTQPGLSVHKPHVHNCEQNVLALYKRGEPSVLMRVRERTNHRDFPGRYIICNSIKYGRPDMCRFGKERCSFAHNRVEQILWTQEKEGSFNISEFILQNRSATGGAKGYTVEELLKKHGGNLKFICRQCFCARPPRIEELERKGYCSANREHSWKNSKVLAHIGSQGGITIINKRVFVHKSAYFKFCYWKSFCKNSLTGSCPFAHSMVERDVWMCERDGDFSQEQVVDKCNAIMFGAAPSQSQGFRPQDNSRPAQPYAPGASQPEFSETEPPARDLCPYNVQVLCGTCWKNGTRSKQDGSQDKCIKGHNDWHHVKIFMLMPDKKEIRPLPRRIPARLNFLMCSDFLANRECNHYLGGPCQFAHSEEEKDVWVWMCRNDIDTLDKLAKKASSWTSSWTSNCDESLVAASRPVTRPLVPYNLKRNNNYCQYCGVQCNGEKQWDDHCASECHNFNVNSDKDHQWNFRQPPWGSSYKLCERHMTSQSCQYSNVLEMYNLCMHAHSEEVLDEWKERYKWRQMKRHMAKQQKVFSYMDELLDKYESTDSGISVLSEEVNDVDIQCSDELHVYKEEKNAVVTWSFIIRPQVRYLIRMALLKNL